A window of Nicotiana tabacum cultivar K326 chromosome 24, ASM71507v2, whole genome shotgun sequence contains these coding sequences:
- the LOC142178231 gene encoding uncharacterized protein LOC142178231 — protein sequence MIIILHEDENIGSLPVHPPEYEDFAFCVNSCGLFNQGYKGSTFIWCNMRSNAECIFKRLDRIFVNLPFQNMRSTIEVEHLIRTGSDHAPLLITCGEQTTSFVKPFRFLNFWTKHATFNEVVRQNWDVDFIGDPFLMFKHKLKKVRATLSKWSKDTFGDIFK from the coding sequence ATGATCATTATTTTGCATGAAGATGAGAATATAGGGAGCCTACCAGTACATCCTCCTGAATATGAGGATTTTGCATTTTGTGTAAACTCATGTGGCTTGTTTAATCAAGGATATAAAGGAAGTACATTTATATGGTGTAATATGAGATCTAATGCTGAATGTATTTTTAAGAGATTGGACAGGATATTTGTGAACTTGCCATTTCAAAATATGCGGTCTACGATTGAAGTGGAACATTTGATTAGGACAGGATCAGATCATGCACCATTGCTTATAACTTGTGGAGAGCAAACTACAAGCTTTGTCaaacctttcagatttttgaattTCTGGACAAAACATGCTACATTTAATGAGGTGGTGAGGCAAAATTGGGATGTTGACTTCATTGGAGATCCTTTTCTAATGTTCAAGCATAAACTGAAGAAGGTGAGGGCAACTTTATCTAAATGGAGCAAGGACACCTTTGGAGACATTTTCAAGTAG